A genomic region of Saccopteryx bilineata isolate mSacBil1 chromosome 1, mSacBil1_pri_phased_curated, whole genome shotgun sequence contains the following coding sequences:
- the LOC136320785 gene encoding olfactory receptor 5AS1-like, translated as MLESNYTMPTEFLLVGFTDYLPLRITLFLVFLIVYALTVVGNMCLITLVNVNSSLQTPMYYFLSNLSFLDISYSTAITPKMLVDFLSSRKSISLSGCAVQMFFFGCFADAECLILAAMAYDRYAAICNPLLYATLMSRRVCIGFIALAYFSGSVTSVVHVYLTFKLPFCGSNIVNHFFCDIPPLLALSCADTHINELLLFALCGFIQISTFVVIFISYFCILITVLSIKSSGGRSKTFSSCASHLVAVTLFYGTLLFMYLRPTTSYSLNTDKVVAVFYTVVFPMFNPIIYSFRNKDVKSALKSVFKRNWIFKSIKI; from the coding sequence ATGTTGGAGAGTAACTATACCATGCCAACTGAATTCCTGCTTGTTGGATTCACGGATTATTTGCCTCTCAGAATCACACTATTCTTGGTGTTTCTCATAGTATATGCCCTAACTGTGGTGGGAAATATGTGCTTAATAACCCTAGTTAATGTCAATTCAAGCCTGCAAACCCCCATGTATTATTTTCTCAGCAACTTGTCTTTCTTAGACATCAGCTATTCTACAGCAATCACTCCTAAAATGCTGGTGGATTTCTTATCATCCAGGAAAagcatctctctctctggctGTGCAGTGCAAATGTTTTTCTTCGGTTGTTTCGCTGACGCTGAGTGCCTCATCCTGGCAGCAATGGCATATGACCGCTATGCAGCAATCTGTAACCCATTGCTCTATGCTACGCTTATGTCTAGGAGAGTCTGTATAGGCTTCATTGCGCTGGCGTACTTTAGTGGAAGTGTGACTTCGGTGGTACACGTTTACCTCACATTCAAGCTGCCATTCTGTGGCTCCAATATTGTCAACCATTTTTTCTGTGATATCCCACCTCTCCTGGCTTTATCATGTGCAGACACCCATATAAATGAGCTTCTGCTCTTTGCCTTGTGTGGATTTATCCAGATTAGCACATTTGTGGTTATATTTATCTCTTATTTTTGTATCCTCATCACTGTCTTGAGCATCAAGTCCTCAGGTGGCAGAAGCAAAACATTCTCCTCATGTGCTTCTCACCTCGTAGCGGTTACCTTATTCTATGGAACACTCCTGTTTATGTACTTACGCCCCACCACCAGCTACTCCCTAAACACTGATAAGGTAGTTGCGGTGTTTTATACTGTTGTTTTCCCCATGTTTAACCCAATAATCTACAGTTTCAGAAACAAGGATGTAAAAAGTGCCCTCAAAAGCGTATTCAAAAGAAACTggattttcaaatcaataaaaatttaa
- the LOC136320786 gene encoding olfactory receptor 5J3-like, producing MADWNHTGVKEFLLVGLTENPNLQTPLFLLFTFVYFITLVGNWGMIALIWLNAQLHTPMYFLLSNLSFCDICYSTVFAPKMLINFLSKHKSSTFSGCVLQSFFFALYATTEVILLSMMAYDRYVAIAKPLLYTVIMTQRVCIQMVLVSYLGGLINSLTHTIGLLKLDFCGPNIVNHFFCDFPPLLKLSCSDAHNNEMLLLILSGVIAVFTITIIMISYIHIIIAIQRIRSSEGRLKTFSTCASHLTAVTLFYGSGIFNYIQPSSQYSLEQEKVSAVFYTLVIPMLNPLIYSLRNKDVKDAAKKSIWRKSTSA from the coding sequence ATGGCAGATTGGAATCACACAGGTGTGAAAGAATTCCTTTTAGTAGGTTTAACGGAAAATCCTAATTTGCAGAcccctctctttttacttttcaccTTTGTTTATTTCATCACTCTGGTAGGTAACTGGGGGATGATTGCCTTGATCTGGTTAAATGCTCAACTGCACACTCCAATGTACTTCCTTCTCAGCAACCTCTCTTTTTGTGATATCTGCTATTCTACTGTCTTTGCTCCTAAGATGCTGATCAATTTTCTATCAAAGCACAAGTCCAGCACATTTTCTGGCTGTGTTTTACAGAGTTTCTTTTTTGCACTGTATGCGACCACAGAGGTCATCCTCCTGTCTATGATGGCTTATGACCGCTATGTGGCAATAGCCAAACCCTTGTTGTATACAGTCATTATGACTCAAAGGGTTTGTATTCAGATGGTCCTTGTATCTTACTTGGGAGGACTCATTAACTCGCTGACACACACAATAGGTCTGCTCAAACTAGACTTCTGTGGTCCTAACATTGTGAATCATTTTTTCTGTGACTTTCCCCCTCTTCTGAAGCTCTCTTGCTCTGATGCACATAACAATGAGATGCTGTTATTGATACTGTCTGGGGTCATTGCAGTGTTCACGATCACTATCATCATGATCTCTTATATCCACATCATCATTGCCATCCAGAGAATTCGCTCATCAGAGGGGAGGCTCAAAACCTTCTCTACTTGCGCCTCCCACCTGACTGCTGTGACCTTATTCTATGGGTCTGGAATCTTTAATTACATCCAGCCAAGCTCTCAGTATTCCCTGGAACAGGAGAAGGTCTCTGCTGTGTTTTATACTTTGGTGATTCCCATGCTAAACCCACTGATTTATAGCCTGAGGAATAAGGACGTGAAAGATGCTGCGAAGAAATCAATATGGAGGAAAAGCACTTCAGCTTGA